In Populus alba chromosome 1, ASM523922v2, whole genome shotgun sequence, a single window of DNA contains:
- the LOC118048780 gene encoding uncharacterized protein has translation MSRLSPRSPIIFSQSTLLRKPPPTEKKLECTLEELCYGCVKQIMTSRDVIINGIIEQQGEMVNITVKPGWKKGTRITFEGKGDERPGYQPADLIFLIDEKPHLLFEREDDDLVYKAAIPLAQALVGCAISVPLLEGERMSLSFDVVLYPGYVKIIKGQGMPTANEIGKRGDLRIKFLINFPMSLSPEQRFDSSSILKDCSYNDFL, from the exons ATGAGTCGATTAAGCCCTAGATCCCCCATTATCTTCTCTCAATCTACTCTTTTGAGAAAACCTCCACCAACTGAAAAGAAGCTTGAGTGCACCCTAGAAGAGTTGTGCTATGGATGTGTCAAGCAAATTATGACCAGTAGAGACGTTATAATAAATGG GATAATTGAACAGCAAGGAGAGATGGTGAACATAACGGTGAAGCCAGGATGGAAGAAAGGAACAAGAATTACATTCGAAGGAAAAGGTGACGAGAGACCAGGCTATCAGCCAGCTGACTTGATTTTCTTGATAGATGAAAAACCACACTTGTTATTTGAAAGAGAAGATGATGACTTGGTCTATAAAGCTGCGATCCCATTGGCACAGGCTCTTGTAGGCTGTGCCATTTCAGTTCCATTGCTGGAAGGTGAGAGAATGAGCTTATCGTTCGACGTCGTATTATATCCAGGATATGTAAAGATCATCAAGGGCCAAGGCATGCCAACTGCAAACGAAATAGGAAAGAGAGGTGACCTAAGAATCaagtttttgattaatttcccGATGTCCTTGAGTCCTGAACAACGATTTGATTCTTCGAGTATTCTAAAAGATTGCTCATATAATGATTttctttaa